The following are from one region of the Methanocella sp. genome:
- a CDS encoding CBS domain-containing protein, with translation MQVKDVMTTGIACVDTKSSAADTAKKMRDQNVGTVLVVDGNQVAGMITDRAIVTKVVADRRTREARRSATS, from the coding sequence GTGCAGGTCAAGGACGTAATGACGACGGGCATCGCATGCGTTGACACGAAATCTTCAGCGGCCGATACGGCGAAGAAGATGAGGGACCAGAATGTCGGCACGGTGTTGGTCGTTGACGGCAACCAGGTGGCGGGGATGATCACGGACAGGGCCATCGTGACGAAGGTAGTCGCAGACCGCAGGACCCGAGAAGCGCGCCGATCGGCGACGTCATGA
- a CDS encoding type II toxin-antitoxin system HicB family antitoxin, with translation MIIEYIEAALSKAKYEIINDEDPFYGEVPGLQGVWATGKTLEECRENLREVIDGWIIVRLRKNLPIPPIDGHTIEELSRPEAGASV, from the coding sequence ATGATCATCGAATATATTGAAGCCGCACTGTCAAAGGCAAAATATGAGATAATAAATGACGAAGATCCCTTCTATGGCGAGGTGCCAGGCTTACAGGGTGTATGGGCAACGGGAAAAACATTAGAGGAATGCCGGGAAAATCTCCGCGAAGTCATTGATGGATGGATAATCGTACGATTAAGAAAAAATTTACCGATTCCACCGATAGACGGCCATACCATAGAAGAATTATCGAGACCGGAAGCTGGGGCCAGTGTCTAA
- the queD gene encoding 6-carboxytetrahydropterin synthase QueD, translating to MRLGVIEYIDAAHYLPGHETCGQTHGHTYKVELIVEGEKKGAGMVMDFYDMKSILRKVLGKYDHRLLNEIIEYPSVENICEAVYSDLQGDIALPFMIRIWEGRGKWCELGDL from the coding sequence ATGAGATTAGGGGTCATCGAGTATATTGACGCCGCGCACTACCTGCCCGGGCACGAGACATGCGGGCAGACGCACGGCCACACGTACAAGGTAGAGCTGATAGTCGAGGGCGAGAAGAAGGGCGCCGGCATGGTCATGGATTTCTACGATATGAAGTCCATCCTGCGGAAGGTGCTCGGCAAATACGACCACCGGTTGTTGAACGAGATTATCGAATACCCCAGCGTTGAGAACATCTGCGAAGCGGTGTATTCGGACCTGCAGGGCGATATCGCGCTGCCCTTCATGATCCGCATCTGGGAAGGCCGGGGCAAGTGGTGCGAGTTAGGCGACTTATAG
- a CDS encoding 7-carboxy-7-deazaguanine synthase QueE → MKSPIREIFLSAQGEGPYVGYRQLFVRFPKCNLECLYCDTPKDWGPQSKCRVETGPDKFVDYENPLSSEQLLGVIKLYERVHSVSLTGGEPLLYAKFIKELKSSKFPLYLETNMTLPDGAKEVKDVVKYVSGDFKLKNQCDWKGRYDKYFNDMARSFSILRQTSFRDCFCKIIVSEDIDREDMMHAIDQVKDCITELILQPVTPAGGVEAASPKLLLELQDMALEKVENVRIIPQTHKIWGAL, encoded by the coding sequence ATGAAGTCGCCGATACGTGAGATTTTTCTGAGCGCGCAGGGCGAAGGGCCCTACGTGGGATACCGGCAGCTGTTCGTCCGGTTCCCGAAGTGTAATTTAGAGTGCCTGTACTGCGATACCCCGAAGGACTGGGGCCCGCAGAGCAAGTGCCGCGTCGAAACGGGGCCGGATAAGTTCGTGGATTACGAGAACCCGCTCTCCTCGGAGCAGCTCCTGGGCGTTATAAAGCTATACGAGCGCGTCCATTCGGTTTCGCTGACTGGCGGTGAGCCGCTGCTGTATGCGAAGTTCATTAAAGAATTAAAATCATCGAAGTTCCCGCTCTATCTCGAGACCAATATGACCCTGCCGGACGGGGCAAAAGAGGTGAAGGACGTCGTGAAATACGTCTCGGGCGACTTCAAGCTGAAAAACCAGTGCGACTGGAAAGGCCGCTACGATAAGTACTTCAACGACATGGCCCGGTCTTTCAGTATCCTGAGGCAGACCAGCTTCCGGGATTGTTTCTGCAAGATCATCGTTTCAGAAGATATCGATAGAGAGGACATGATGCATGCCATTGATCAGGTCAAGGACTGCATTACCGAATTAATATTACAGCCCGTTACGCCCGCTGGAGGTGTGGAAGCGGCCTCGCCGAAGCTGCTGCTGGAGCTTCAGGATATGGCGCTGGAAAAAGTCGAGAACGTCAGGATCATACCTCAGACGCACAAGATATGGGGTGCACTATGA
- a CDS encoding DUF366 family protein — MKCIIADERIDYDGSQIGSLWAYTKFEVQDDSIVCFRGSCKIPLKHMIDVEDKIHNEKIESPDMLHFIVEHFDVPSLKVAYARQRLLACIAGEVFKDMGYKVSRKGDDLFYNNAKLSISIASTSQVSCKIHFGINARCDEYMSLEKMGIKDVNSVQKEIGQRYAAEYEDIERDIRKSRPLEAYQ, encoded by the coding sequence GTGAAGTGTATCATCGCCGACGAGCGCATCGACTACGACGGCAGCCAGATAGGCTCGCTGTGGGCTTATACGAAGTTCGAGGTGCAGGACGACAGTATCGTCTGCTTCCGGGGAAGCTGTAAGATACCATTGAAGCACATGATAGACGTCGAGGATAAGATCCACAACGAGAAGATCGAGTCGCCGGACATGCTGCACTTCATCGTGGAGCACTTCGACGTGCCGTCGCTCAAGGTCGCCTATGCCCGGCAGAGGCTTCTCGCGTGCATCGCGGGCGAGGTCTTCAAGGACATGGGCTATAAGGTGAGCCGCAAGGGCGACGACCTGTTCTATAATAATGCTAAATTATCTATCTCGATCGCGTCCACCAGCCAGGTGAGCTGTAAAATCCATTTCGGCATCAACGCCCGCTGCGACGAGTACATGAGCCTGGAAAAGATGGGCATAAAAGACGTGAATTCAGTACAGAAAGAGATAGGCCAGCGCTACGCGGCTGAATACGAGGACATCGAGCGAGATATTCGCAAGTCGAGGCCCCTGGAGGCTTACCAATGA
- the queC gene encoding 7-cyano-7-deazaguanine synthase QueC yields MGSIVLLSSGLDSAVALKIALDAYGVDLALTFDYGQRAAEKEIESARKICERYGVKHVVISVPWLEDVTCTALVNRGETVPTPTEAELDEIKGKALETAHAVWVPNRNGAFINIAGSFADALNVDKIVCGFNAEEGATFPDNTPEFVEAINKSLYYSTGNHAKVVAPVIDLDKVAIIKKGKSIDAPLDLSWSCYFSQEKPCGRCESCMRRARAFKRAGFADPSLVVP; encoded by the coding sequence ATGGGATCCATAGTGCTTTTATCCAGCGGCCTCGACTCAGCAGTCGCTTTAAAGATAGCCTTAGACGCCTACGGCGTCGACCTTGCGCTGACGTTCGACTACGGGCAGAGGGCTGCGGAGAAGGAGATCGAGAGCGCCCGGAAGATCTGCGAGCGCTACGGCGTTAAGCACGTAGTGATAAGCGTCCCGTGGCTCGAGGACGTGACCTGTACGGCGCTCGTCAACCGGGGCGAGACTGTCCCGACGCCCACCGAGGCAGAGCTCGACGAAATAAAAGGAAAAGCGCTGGAGACGGCCCACGCCGTCTGGGTGCCGAACCGGAATGGGGCGTTCATCAACATCGCCGGAAGCTTTGCCGACGCCCTGAATGTCGATAAGATCGTCTGCGGGTTTAACGCCGAGGAGGGCGCCACATTCCCGGACAACACGCCGGAGTTCGTGGAAGCCATCAACAAGAGCCTTTATTATTCTACCGGGAACCATGCGAAAGTGGTCGCCCCGGTCATCGACCTGGACAAGGTCGCCATCATCAAGAAAGGCAAGAGCATCGATGCTCCGCTGGACTTGAGCTGGAGCTGCTACTTTTCGCAAGAGAAGCCCTGCGGCAGGTGCGAGAGTTGCATGCGCCGTGCCCGGGCCTTCAAGCGCGCCGGATTCGCCGACCCGTCGCTGGTGGTACCGTGA
- a CDS encoding ribbon-helix-helix domain-containing protein, translating to MPKISVDIPQELLDDLMTHVGKDKKFVSQSDAVRTAIRKMLDSLDEIDRRHGRVE from the coding sequence ATGCCGAAGATCAGCGTCGATATCCCGCAGGAGTTACTGGACGACCTCATGACCCATGTGGGCAAGGACAAGAAGTTCGTGAGCCAGTCGGACGCTGTCCGCACGGCAATCCGGAAGATGCTCGACTCGCTGGACGAGATCGACCGCCGTCACGGCAGGGTGGAATAA
- a CDS encoding N-acetyltransferase, producing the protein MIDRECQAAANNRISIRAAKEDDVDRMYRLEQMCFDIEAFSTLQLQYLINTKTAISFVAEANGEFAGFIIGLTNRNRFGKYGRVYTLDVDDRFRRMGIGMMLMDALIDGLRQAGCTNCFLEVKMDNDKAIPLYEKMGFTRSRMVPNYYSNGVHALKMKKSL; encoded by the coding sequence ATGATAGACCGTGAATGCCAGGCCGCGGCCAATAATCGCATTTCTATCCGTGCGGCGAAGGAGGACGATGTCGATAGGATGTATCGCCTGGAGCAGATGTGCTTCGACATCGAGGCTTTCTCGACGCTCCAGCTCCAGTACCTCATCAACACGAAGACGGCGATATCCTTCGTGGCCGAGGCTAATGGAGAATTTGCGGGCTTCATCATCGGCCTGACGAACCGCAACCGCTTCGGGAAGTATGGCCGAGTATACACGCTGGACGTGGATGACCGCTTCCGGCGTATGGGCATTGGCATGATGCTCATGGACGCGCTCATTGACGGGCTGCGCCAGGCGGGCTGCACGAACTGCTTCCTCGAAGTTAAGATGGATAACGATAAGGCCATTCCCCTTTATGAAAAAATGGGTTTCACGCGCTCCCGCATGGTGCCGAACTATTATTCGAACGGCGTGCACGCCTTAAAGATGAAGAAGTCTCTCTAG